A DNA window from Chlamydia felis Fe/C-56 contains the following coding sequences:
- a CDS encoding peroxiredoxin: MGSLFVGKTAPDFSAQAVVDGEVKNISLKDYRGKYVILFFYPKDFTYVCPTELHAFQHSLEEFESRGAQILGCSVDDLDTHKRWLETDKKAGGVKGITYPLISDTTQELSKLYSVLDLQSGLSFRGSFLIDKDGIIRHMVINDLPLGRSIDEELRVLDALIFFENHGLVCPANWQQGQKAMAPNEEGLKEYFGTID; the protein is encoded by the coding sequence ATGGGATCGCTTTTCGTTGGGAAAACTGCCCCAGATTTTTCTGCACAAGCAGTAGTTGATGGTGAAGTAAAGAATATTTCCTTGAAAGATTATCGTGGTAAATACGTTATTCTTTTCTTTTATCCTAAAGATTTTACATATGTTTGTCCTACCGAGCTTCATGCTTTTCAACATTCTTTAGAAGAATTCGAATCCCGCGGCGCACAAATTTTGGGGTGCTCCGTTGACGATCTTGATACCCACAAGCGTTGGTTAGAAACTGATAAAAAAGCTGGTGGAGTTAAAGGTATTACCTATCCTCTAATTTCTGACACAACTCAGGAGCTTTCTAAACTCTATAGTGTTTTAGACTTACAGTCTGGATTATCATTCCGTGGATCATTTCTGATCGATAAAGATGGGATAATTAGACATATGGTAATAAACGATCTTCCTTTAGGTCGTTCTATAGATGAAGAGCTTCGTGTATTAGACGCGTTAATTTTCTTCGAGAATCATGGATTAGTATGTCCTGCAAATTGGCAGCAAGGACAGAAAGCTATGGCTCCCAATGAAGAAGGTTTGAAAGAGTACTTCGGAACTATCGATTAG